ATGATCAGATAAAAGTATTTAGAGCGGATACCAATTAGATTGGATCACATATCTCGAAGATTGGAGCGGGTACCATGCTGTTTGGAGCGGTTACCAAGCTGTTTGGAGCACTTAGCCCGAGATTGGAGCACTTAGTTTGGATCACTTATCCCTAAACTGGAGCACTTAAGCCCAAAACTGGATAACTTATCCAGAAGAGCTTCAATCACTATCCAATAGCACCAATCATACTTAACCAACTGCTCCATATTCATCCTAAAAATTAACGTCAACTGCCCCGTGTTACAGGATTTAAGCGACTTTATCGATCTATTTAAAATTTTTTTATTTTAGTAGAGTGATTTAATGCGTTTTTGTAAAAAGCATGGTAAACTGATTTGTGATAATGAACAATTATTTGAACCGATAGTTCAAAAGGTAAGTAATACCCTTAATTTAGCGCTTACATTTTCAAATCTTGTTCATTTTTCACAAGAATTGGGTAGTGCTTGTATATGTTTTGTACTAGTAGTCTAATTTACTTAATTAGTAAAATTTTTAAGATAGTTAAGACCAACAGGACGATGCCAGCAATATCTGATGAAAACAGTACAAACATTACATAATTGAAATTTGCCTACATAAGATGCATATGTCGCAAAAACTAAATCACACACAAAAATACTGATTGATTAGGTCTATATGCCAACATTTTTATGGAAAATTCTATCTACAGCTTTACAAATAAAAATAAGGCTATTTTATTTCTCCATTAAAGCTACAGACCTTGTCATAAAAAGACATACTCATTTTAAAGAGCAATTTCCCATTCATTTTGAATGATACTAGATTTTGAGATTATAATTTTAGGAGGATAACGTTTAATTATGAAGGTGAACAAATATCGTTTCGGTGGAGTGCTGTTTTTAAGTACAGCATTGCTACTGAGTGGTTGTAATAATAATGCAGAATCGGAAGACACGACAGAAGAAGTAGTTCGTGAAATCCCTGTTGAAACAGCTGCTGTAACATTCGGTGCTCTTACGGATGACCAATTGTTAACAGGGCAAATTGAAGCAGAAAATGAAGTGTCAATCTTACCAAGTGTTGCAGGCGAAATCACAGCTATTTATGTTCAAAAAGGTGATGTCGTACAAGTTGGTCAGGTAATAGCTCAATTAGATAATACAAATGAGTTAAATGCCGTAAAACAAGCAGAAATTAGTGTGAAACAAGCCCAACTTTCATTAGAAGATGCACAGAAAAGTCAATCAGATGCATTAAAAAATATAGAGTTACAGCTTGAACAAGCACAATCAGCATATGATACTGCAAAGGCTGATTTAGATCGTAATCAGAAGCTTTTTGATGCTGGTCTTATTTCCGAAAAGGAATTAGAGGGCTTTAAATTACAAGAAAAAAATGCCCGTATCCAATTAGATCAGGTGAACTTAAGTAAAGTACAAGCAGAAAATACAATTGGTATACAAACAGTTGAGACTTCATTAGAACAAGCCCAGCTTTCTCTTGAAACAGCTAAGCAACGTTTAGATGACAAAGTGGTAAAAGCGACAATTTCAGGTGAAGTCACTTCTGTAGATGCAGAAGTAGGCGAAATGGCATCAGGGCAAAGTCCGTTAGCAACGGTTGTTTCTATGAATACTGTGTCCCTAAATGTGAATCTTTTACAGGATCATTTAGATTCCTTTGCAGTTGGCGATGAAATCGAGGTACAAGTAATTGGTCTAGAAGGTACATTTGAAGGTACTGTTTCATATATCTCAAGTATTAGCTCAGGCTCAGGTTTATTTACAATGGAAGTTCAAATTGATAATTCAGACAAAGTAATTAAACCGGGTATGGTTGCTTCTATTGTTATGGAAGAAGTTCTAGAACAAGATAAATTAATGGTACCAACGGAAGCAATTATTCAAAAAGAAGGTAAATCTGTTGTCTTTATCGTTCAAGATAATAAAGCGGTACTAAAAGAAGTGGAAGTAATTCGCTTTAATACTGAACTAACAGCAGTTGCTGGTGAATTAAAAGAAAATGACTTAGTCGTTATATCAGGACAAAACCTCCTAAATGATGGAGATTTAGTGAAAGTCATGGAGGAGGACTAAGCCTTGAAAAATTTAGTTAAAACCTCTATACAGCGACCAGTCGGCGTTATTATGTTTGTCGTTGTCGCCCTGGTACTTGGATTTATATCTTTAACAGGTTTAAAAGTAGATTTATTCCCTAAAATGGATTTACCGGTTGCAGTTGTAGCAACGAGTTATCCAGGTGGTGCCCCTCAGGAGGTTGAGGAATTAGTTTCCAAGCCGATTGAGGATGCAGTAGGTACGATTGAAGGTATAGATACGATTCAATCGGTTTCCCAACAATCATCTTCTTTAGTCCTAATGATGTTTGACTTTGGTCGAGATATTGAAAGTGCCATGATCGATGTGCGTGAAAAAGTGGATCAAATTTCCGGAACGTTGCCAGAAAATGCTAATGATCCAATGGTTATGAGAATGGACCCAAATGCAACGGCGGTTGTCTATGCGTCGTTATCGGGTGCAGAGTTAAGTGAATTACAAGAGATTGCAGAAAACGAAGTACAACCTGCCATAGAGCGTGCAAGTGGTGTTGCTTCTGCATCTATTTCCGGTGGGGTGGAACGTGAAATTCGCGTAAACCTAGACCAGGCGAAACTAATGAATTTTGGCTTAACTGGCTCACAAGTAATGAGTGCGTTGTCTGGAGAAAACCGATCTATTTCAGCTGGAACAGTTGAACAAGGTGGTAAGGATGTTCAGTTACGGATTGTAGGGGAATATACTTCCATTGAAGATATTCGCAATACACAATTGACATTAAGTAGCGGTGAAACGATCCGAGTTCGAGATGTTGCCGAAGTTGTAGATACATTTAAAGAACAAACATCGATTTCTCGTGTTAATGGTGAAGATACTTTATTGTTCTCAATTATGAAGCAATCTGATGCAAACTCAGTTGAAGTATCTACAGAAGTTCAAAAAGCTATTGATGAACTGAACGAAAAGTTTGCAGATCGCGGAATTAAAATTACTACAGTAATGGATACGTCGACATATATTACAGATTCCATTGATTCTGTTATTAGTAACATGGTTATCGGTGGCGGTTTAGCTGCGTTAATTTTACTACTATTCTTACGTAGTATTCGTGCAACATTGGTTATTGGGATTTCGATGCCAATCGCCATTATCTCTACATTCTCGTTAATGTACTTTACTGGTGAAACATTGAACATTATTTCCATGGGTGGTCTTGCCCTTGGTATCGGGATGATGGTGGATAGTTCCATCGTTATTTTGGAAAATATCTTTAAGAAACGACAGGAAGGTCTACCACTGAAGGAAGCTGCGATTGAAGGGGGTGCCGAATTAGTTGGTGCCGTGGTTGCTTCCACATTGACGACAGCAGTTGTGTTTATCCCGATCGTCTTTGTTGAAGGGATTGCAGCACAAATCTTCCGTCCAATGGCGTTATCGGTAGTGTTTTCATTAACAGCAGCGTTATTAGCTGCAATCACATTGATTCCAATGTTATCTTCGAAATTGCTTGGTAATGTTATGATTGCCATGGATGGGGAAAAGCCAAAAGGTATTGTTAATAAATTACTTGAAGCGTTTAAAAAAGTTTATGGAAAAGTTCTAAAATGGGCTTTGAAATTTAGAAAAACAGTAATCTTAATTGTAATGGCATGTTTTGTAGGAAGCTTTGCTCTACTAGGCTCTGTAGGTGTTGAGCTTATGCCAGAGAGTGACGCAGGGCAAATCGGTATTACTGCAGAAATTCAAAGTGGCTCACAATTAGAAGAAACAGAAGAAGTTGTAAATGAAATCAATGAACGTCTTGCGCAATTTGAAGACATTATTCGTGTAAGTTATGTAAGTATTGGCGGTAGTTCCAACGGAGTAAGTGCTGGTACAACGAACACAGCGACTTATATGGTTGAGTTAGTAAGTTCTACTGAACGTGATATCACCACAAAGGATTTTATTGCTCAAGTAACTGAACTTGTCAGTGACATTCCAGGAGCAGAGATTACAGTGGCTGATCAAAGTTCAGGGATGAGCACTGGTTCTCCGATTCAACTACAAATTTCTGGTGATGATCAAGATGTATTAGGTGATTTAGCTCAACAAGTTGTTTGGATGCTTGAAGATATTGACGGAACATTAAATGTTGAAAGTTCGTTGTCCGAAGGGAATCCGGAAGTGCAAGTTGTAGTAAATCGCGAAGTTGCTAGTGCTTTTGGTCTTTCTTATCAGCAAATTATGAATGAAATTAATCTGTCCTTTAATGGTCAAGTAGCAACTTACTATAAAGAAGGCGGTTCTGAATATGATGTAACGGTTGCTTTACCTAAGGAAGAAACGGAAACTGTTCGAGATTTAGAAACAATGAACATTCGAAATAATCAAGGTATGGATATTCCGTTGTCTCTTGTAGCGGAATTTGTACAAGTACAAGGTCCTTCTCAAATCACACGTGTAGACCAAGTTCGTACAGTAAATGTAACGAGTGATGTTTATGGACGTGATTTAGGAAGTGTTTCAACGGATATTCAATTAGCAATTGAGAGTTTAACGTTACCTGATGGCTATGAGATTAGCATGGGCGGGGAAACGGAACAAATGATGGAATCGTTCGGTCAACTAGCATTGGCACTACTACTAGGTATTTTCCTAGTCTATATGGTTATGGCAGTGCAGTTTGAATCCTTTGTATATCCATTCATAATCATGTTCTCTATGCCGACAATGATTATCGGTGTGATTGTGGGTCTATTTATAGTAGGTATCCCATTAAGTATGCCAGGTTTCATCGGTATAATATTACTGGCAGGGATCGTAGTAAACAACGGTATCTTGCTAGTTGAGTATATTAATATTTTACGAAACAAAGGCATGGAACGTATGGAAGCCATTATCGAAGCAGGTAAGAGTCGTGTTCGTCCAATCTTTATGACAACATTAACTACTGTTCTTGCGATGATTCCATTAGCAATGGCATTAGGAGAAGGTGCGGAATCTCAACAACCAATGGCAGTCGTTGTTGTATTCGGTTTATCTGCTTCTACATTGTTTACTTTAGTATTTGTTCCAGTTATGTATGTCATTATCGATAATATGGCAGTGAAAGTAAAAGGCTGGTTTGGTCCTAAAGAGAAAAAAGCGAAGAAGAAAAAGAAAAAATTCGGCTTCGGTAAACGTAAAAAAGATGATAATAGTGTTGAAGAGACAGTTGTTACTGGAGATGGTTCAACAGAAGGAATTCCTGCGGTAAACACTGAAGAGCTTGAAGACAAAGTCGGTGTTACAAGTGATACAACTGAAATTCCAGTTGTTCCAGAAATACCAGAACAAACAGAATCAGAAACTGTAGAAAACGCTGAAGTATCTTCGAAACTTACGGATAAAAAAGTTAACAAACGAAAAGGACTTTTTGGCCGTAATAAGTCTAAAAACGAATAATTTTGAAAAACACCAGACGTGAATAAATACGTCTGGTGTTTTATTTTGTTCTTCATCAATGGTTTGTAAGGAATGTCTAATCGAGTTCAATTCTATTTATAGGTATTTAATTATAGGAACGAATTCCTATAACAGTCCTATTATATTTAGGAGGCAAATAACCAGAAGATAAGAGTTGAAGGTGATATACAGGTTCTAACTTCAAAAAATATAATAAACTTACATCCTATTTTATATATTTTGAATAAGCTAATCCTCAATAAGTTTCAAATAAATTATTTGAATAAAAGTGCAGTTTAATTCAAAGAGTTTCTTAGTATTATCAAATTTACTAATCAAACTAAATATTGGCATTTAATTTTGAGTACATCCCTGTCGAAGTAAATAATATGGACAAAGGATTAAATAAGTAATAATATATATATTCTGGATAGGTATTTATACTTTTTAAAGTAATTTCAAAAAATAGTCCTTTTTTCTTATTGTTGTAAATAGTATAAATACTATCAATTTACTACTATTTGTGATTAATAAAAACATAGTGGTTAAATTGAAAATATATTATTAAAAATCTCGATGTATTGCGATTGCGAAAAAGTGATCTTCCCACTCTTTTTAGAAAAAGTAATAATGATAATGTTGTTAATTTCGTGAGATGAGTGGATTGTTAAATCTAATATAAAGGGGGGAAAATACATGGCTCTAAAAGATACATATGAAGAAAGTTCAGTTCGGAAAACTAGAAAAAAAAGTCCAAATCCACTCAATAATCATAAAATTAAAGGGGAAATCCTGAAAATTACCCAAGAGAAGGAAATGAGTTTTGAAGAATCCGTTGATTTTTTATATGCAGTTATTCAGGAACAAGCTATTGAGTTAGAGAGATTGAGAAAGAAAGAATTACAGCGTGATCATGAGCTAGATAAATCGAAATTAATGGATAAATTATTTACTTGTTATCAAAAAAAGGTAGATATAGCCAACGATCGTGAATTAAAAAATCACTATTTTGAGTTAAGAGAGATTGTGAAGGAACTGAGTAGAATCGAGAAGCGATTTGAGAAGTTTACGATGATTTTAGATGATTTAAAGTAATATTGTTCACAAGTAAAGTGAATGTACAAACAAAATGAGAGATTTAATAGGAGAATGATAGAAATGATTAACACTAAAGAATTGACACAAGCAATCGTAGAAGAAAATAAATCTATGGATAATAAAATTATTGAAGACGCAATGCGTACGATTTTAAAGGAACTTGGAGAAGATATCGAACGTGAAGGACTATTAGATACACCAAAACGTGTTGCAAAAATGTATCGTGAAGTATTTCAAGGAATAGGGATTGCCCCTGAAACCGCTTTAACAACTACTTTTGCAGAGGATTATGAAGGTATTGTTACTGTAAAAGACATCACTTTCTACACGTTCTGTGAGCATCATATTATACCGTTCTTTGGCAAAGCACATATCGGGTACATCCCAAATGGTCGTGTTGTAGGCTTATCGAAATTTGCTAGACTAGTAGAATTATCTTCTCAACGACCTCAAGTACAAGAGCGTATGACAACTCAAATCGCCAATGCAATTGAAAATGTATTACAACCAAAAGGTGTAATTGTCACTTTGGAAGCAGAACATCTATGTATGTGTGCAAGAGGTGTTAAAAAACCAGGAACAAAAACGGTTACAACAATTAAAAAAGGACTATTTGCATCGGACGTTTCTTTATGCGAAGAGTTTGAAAGATCCATTTCTAGAGACTAATAGGAGGAATATCCAATGCTTTATTTATCAAGAAGGGTAGATTTCTCTGCCACACATACATACAACATTGCAAGTTGGAGTAAGGAGAGAAATAGAGAAGTATTTGGTAAATGTAATAACCCTAATGGACATGGTCATGACTACAAGCTCGAAGTAATGGTGCGTGGAAAACTAAATATGGACTCTGGAATTGTGGTTAATACAACGGACATAAAAAACATCGTGAATAACTTTTTAGCGGAAGAACTTGATGGGAAGTTTTTAGATCGAGAACACCCGTATTTTATCCACAACTTACCTACAACAGAGAATTTAGTAAATTACATCTGGTATTCTTTAAAGGATAAAATGGAGGGCTGTGAACTTTACCAGCTGCGCCTACACGAAAACCATTATTTACATGCTGAAAGGAAGGTTAATGAAATGACTTATTTAACAAGACAATACCATTTTTCTGCTGCCCATAGACTACATAGCATCCACCTATCAGATGAGGAAAACCTAAAGCTATTCGGAAAATGCAACAATCCAAATGGTCATGGTCACAATTATTATTTGGATGTTCAAGTAAAAGGCGAACCTTCTAAAGAAACTGGAATGATTGTTAACTTAGCTGATTTAGATGAAATCGTAGAACGTGAAATAATGGATAAATTTGATCATATGAATTTAAATCTTGATACAGAAGAATTCAAAGAATTGAACCCAACTTCTGAAGTAGTGGCAATGGTATTTTATAACTTACTCAAACCTCATATTCCAAATTTGCATAAAATCGGGCTATGGGAGACAGAAAAAAATTACTTTGAATATTTAGGTGAGGACGATTATGGCGTTTAATACAGACATCCTTAAAGGAAAAAATATCGCAATAACTGGTGCTTCAAAGGGAATTGGTAAAGAAACGGCTAAACTTCTTTCATCTCTAGGTGCAAACCTACTATTAGGGGCAAGAACTTTAGATTCTCTAGTCGAGGTGTCCGCAAATCAATCAAATAAGGTGGTGCACCAATTTTTAGATGTGACAAGCGAAGATTCTGTTAGAAATTTCGTTGAACTCGGACTATCGGAGTTTGGTGAAATTGACGCACTCGTTAACTGTTCAGGATATGGTACTTTCAATTCATTTACAGAGCTTTCAACAGAAGAATTTGATCAAATGATTTCTGTGAATTTAAGAGGAACGTTTTTAACTTCAAAATATTTTGCTAAACATATGGTGGAAAACAAAAGAGGACAAATCATCAATATTAACTCAATTGCTGGGGAGATGGTGCTAGAAGGGAATGCAGGATATTCTGCTTCAAAATTTGGCTTACTCGGATTATCCAAGGTAATGCAATTAGAGCTGCGAAAGCAAGGAGTATATGTAACATCTGTTCTACCTGGCTCAACAAGCACTTCTTTTTGGGATCACATTGAAAATCATCCAGATAAATCAAAGATGATTCCGCAAGATGTTGTTGCTAAGCATATCGTTTCAATTTTATGTCAACCAGAGGGAGTGGTAGTTGAAGAAGTCACGATTACACCACCTTTAGGAATACTTTAATTTAGGGAGTGGATAACAATGAATCCGCTACTCAGTCGATTTTTTGGAGGAAACGAAAAACAAGAAATACAAGAGATTCCCGTAATCCCTAAAACTATTCATTCATTAGAGGAACATCAAAGAGTTTCGATAGTTGGATGGATTGCAAATAAATTAGGTCAGCTCGTTGGAATAGAACCTTGTGAGAACGGTATTTTCCTGGTGGATGTTTTGAATAAAGATCTTACTGAGCTAGACCAAGAAAATCAAGTAGATTATCTTTATTTTCTTGCCAATTCTCTCGTTACTTGGATTGAAAATGATGAGGACGTGTATTTTAACACTAAAATGATGGAATTATCCCCCAACTATCACAATCATTTATTAGAAATATATGAATTAATTAAATCTAACACAAATATCTACTTTAATAAAAAGAATGTATTTACCAAGGAAATTAGTGAAACTGATAAAGAGTGGGAAATCTATAAAGACGTACTGCAAGCAGCGAGCGATAGAAAATTCCTGTTAATAAAAGATGAGGATTTAGAACCATATATGAATGAGCGAGTCCTTCTAAACGCTGCAGTTGTAGTGAAAGAAGATATTCCTTTAGTTAGAAATATGGCTAAAGATAAGTTATTAGAAGAAGGTGTTCCCTCTAATAAGGTTGCAAGTTATATCTTATTAATATCAGAAGCGATTACAAATATAATAAAACATGCAAAAGATGGACGACTTCTAATAACAAAGAATGATAAATCATTAAATATTCTGATTGAGGATCATGGTCCCGGGTTCCCTCTGAAGATACTGCCTTATACAGTATTGATGCCTGGTTACTCGACTAAGAGATCCTTAGGACAAGGATTTACTTTAATGCTAAAGTTATCGACTCGTGTTCTTTTAAAAACTTCATCTAGTGGTTCAACAATTGTTCTTGTTTTTGAGAACGAAGAAGTTGTATCAAAATAAATATTAACAGTAAAGTACCATGAATCCATGTAAATAATAAGCATTCGTTCTACTCTTTAAGGGAAGAGATGGTGATGAAAATGGAAAATCAGACTATAAAAATATCTACTGATGTACTCATTGAAAAAACAATTTTGGCAAGCGTTTTGGACAACGGTTTTTGGCATCGTTGGATTGTTCATGGAATTGATAAAGAGTTTATTGAAGAAAATAAGTCCAAGATGATTAACTTAAAAGGTTGGACTGAAACCTTAGCTGTTAGAGCATCGGATTACTTAAATATGGCTCAAAAATGTTTGGAAACTGGTGATTCACTACAGGCAGAAAAAAATTATCGTAAAGCAGGTATTTATTATAACCTTATTCAGTGGGTTTTTCCTGAGTCTAATGAACAAAGAACTGAATGGTATCAGCGATGTATTGAACAGTTTTCTATTGCAGATCAAGTTTCTAAAGATAAGATCTTTCGCCATACATTGAATATCAATGGAAAGAAATATGGAGGTCGAATCCGTGTCCCTAATGGTGATATTGCAGGGATCGTAATATTGATTATTCCAATTGATTCTACAAAAGAGGAATTATATCTATATGAGGAAGACTTTTCAAAATCTGGATTTATCGTTATCAGTTTCGATGGACCTGGTCAAGGTGAAACCTTACATATCCATAGACAAAAAGCAGATTTTGATTCATGGGAATCATTCACAAATGGAGTGATTGAATACGCAAATACTAATTTTCCTAATTTGCCTATCAATTTATTTGGTACAAGCTCTGGTGGTGCATGGGCAATTGAAGCTAGTAAACACCCATTAGTTGCAAAAACTATCAGTGTTAGTCCTCCTACTAAATATCAATCTGATATAAGATTACCTGATTATTTTAAAGAACGTATGAATAATATGTTAGAGAATTTCGAGAAGGGTTTCTTACCACAATTCGAAAATGTGGAAAAAGTCGGTAGTATATTAGTGTTTCATGGTGGTAAGGATTTATTAGTAAATGAAGAAGAATTAATAGAGTTATTTAATAGATTTGCAACGGAGAAGCGTTTCATCACATATAAAGATGAAGGACATTGTTGCAATTTTAAATTAGAAGAAATACGATACCGTGCATCTGAATGGTTTAAGGGGCGGAATATTCATGATATTTAATGATTTTTGTAATACAATATTTAACCTTTTAGAAAGAGAGCCTATAGCAGTTTCAAAGTCTACAAATCTTCGAGATGATTTAGATGTGGATTCACTTCAAATGGTCAATCTAGCAACAAGTTTAGCAGATTATTATGAAATTCCGTTTAGTTTATTTATCGAAAGAGCAGAAATGATGTCAACTGTTGGAGGATTATACGAGATAGTTAAGGAAGGTGTATCTAAGTGAGTCTATATGATATCTTAGCATCCTTAGATAAAAATGGGCCTTCCTTAACAACTGTAGATAACAGTTATACAGCAGGTGATTTACGTAATGTTGTTACTCGATATGAATTACTGTTTCATCCTTATACCCTAGAAGGGAAAAGAGTAGCGCTATTAGTCCCAAACATTAAAGAATTCTTACCACTTCTTATAACAATAAACAAACTCAAAGGTACAATTTCTCCTTTGAGCTTGCAATCGAGACAGGACGATTTATTGGCTGTATTAGATTTCCTTGATCCTCATATTGTTGTCACTGTAAATGAGTATTCGGGGTTCAACTTTTCAGAAGTAGTTACAAATTGGGCTAAGGATCGGAAAAGTGAAACTACAATTTTCTCCACTGATAATTATATAAATTGGTCAATTCATACATTTCATGGTAGTTCTAAAAAGTTACAAAATGAGTTAGGTGGGTTTATTTGTTTTAC
Above is a genomic segment from Lysinibacillus sp. PLM2 containing:
- a CDS encoding MexE family multidrug efflux RND transporter periplasmic adaptor subunit yields the protein MKVNKYRFGGVLFLSTALLLSGCNNNAESEDTTEEVVREIPVETAAVTFGALTDDQLLTGQIEAENEVSILPSVAGEITAIYVQKGDVVQVGQVIAQLDNTNELNAVKQAEISVKQAQLSLEDAQKSQSDALKNIELQLEQAQSAYDTAKADLDRNQKLFDAGLISEKELEGFKLQEKNARIQLDQVNLSKVQAENTIGIQTVETSLEQAQLSLETAKQRLDDKVVKATISGEVTSVDAEVGEMASGQSPLATVVSMNTVSLNVNLLQDHLDSFAVGDEIEVQVIGLEGTFEGTVSYISSISSGSGLFTMEVQIDNSDKVIKPGMVASIVMEEVLEQDKLMVPTEAIIQKEGKSVVFIVQDNKAVLKEVEVIRFNTELTAVAGELKENDLVVISGQNLLNDGDLVKVMEED
- the folE_1 gene encoding GTP cyclohydrolase 1 — its product is MINTKELTQAIVEENKSMDNKIIEDAMRTILKELGEDIEREGLLDTPKRVAKMYREVFQGIGIAPETALTTTFAEDYEGIVTVKDITFYTFCEHHIIPFFGKAHIGYIPNGRVVGLSKFARLVELSSQRPQVQERMTTQIANAIENVLQPKGVIVTLEAEHLCMCARGVKKPGTKTVTTIKKGLFASDVSLCEEFERSISRD
- a CDS encoding multidrug ABC transporter, with amino-acid sequence MKNLVKTSIQRPVGVIMFVVVALVLGFISLTGLKVDLFPKMDLPVAVVATSYPGGAPQEVEELVSKPIEDAVGTIEGIDTIQSVSQQSSSLVLMMFDFGRDIESAMIDVREKVDQISGTLPENANDPMVMRMDPNATAVVYASLSGAELSELQEIAENEVQPAIERASGVASASISGGVEREIRVNLDQAKLMNFGLTGSQVMSALSGENRSISAGTVEQGGKDVQLRIVGEYTSIEDIRNTQLTLSSGETIRVRDVAEVVDTFKEQTSISRVNGEDTLLFSIMKQSDANSVEVSTEVQKAIDELNEKFADRGIKITTVMDTSTYITDSIDSVISNMVIGGGLAALILLLFLRSIRATLVIGISMPIAIISTFSLMYFTGETLNIISMGGLALGIGMMVDSSIVILENIFKKRQEGLPLKEAAIEGGAELVGAVVASTLTTAVVFIPIVFVEGIAAQIFRPMALSVVFSLTAALLAAITLIPMLSSKLLGNVMIAMDGEKPKGIVNKLLEAFKKVYGKVLKWALKFRKTVILIVMACFVGSFALLGSVGVELMPESDAGQIGITAEIQSGSQLEETEEVVNEINERLAQFEDIIRVSYVSIGGSSNGVSAGTTNTATYMVELVSSTERDITTKDFIAQVTELVSDIPGAEITVADQSSGMSTGSPIQLQISGDDQDVLGDLAQQVVWMLEDIDGTLNVESSLSEGNPEVQVVVNREVASAFGLSYQQIMNEINLSFNGQVATYYKEGGSEYDVTVALPKEETETVRDLETMNIRNNQGMDIPLSLVAEFVQVQGPSQITRVDQVRTVNVTSDVYGRDLGSVSTDIQLAIESLTLPDGYEISMGGETEQMMESFGQLALALLLGIFLVYMVMAVQFESFVYPFIIMFSMPTMIIGVIVGLFIVGIPLSMPGFIGIILLAGIVVNNGILLVEYINILRNKGMERMEAIIEAGKSRVRPIFMTTLTTVLAMIPLAMALGEGAESQQPMAVVVVFGLSASTLFTLVFVPVMYVIIDNMAVKVKGWFGPKEKKAKKKKKKFGFGKRKKDDNSVEETVVTGDGSTEGIPAVNTEELEDKVGVTSDTTEIPVVPEIPEQTESETVENAEVSSKLTDKKVNKRKGLFGRNKSKNE
- a CDS encoding 6-pyruvoyltetrahydropterin synthase, which encodes MLYLSRRVDFSATHTYNIASWSKERNREVFGKCNNPNGHGHDYKLEVMVRGKLNMDSGIVVNTTDIKNIVNNFLAEELDGKFLDREHPYFIHNLPTTENLVNYIWYSLKDKMEGCELYQLRLHENHYLHAERKVNEMTYLTRQYHFSAAHRLHSIHLSDEENLKLFGKCNNPNGHGHNYYLDVQVKGEPSKETGMIVNLADLDEIVEREIMDKFDHMNLNLDTEEFKELNPTSEVVAMVFYNLLKPHIPNLHKIGLWETEKNYFEYLGEDDYGV
- a CDS encoding putative short chain dehydrogenase/reductase: MAFNTDILKGKNIAITGASKGIGKETAKLLSSLGANLLLGARTLDSLVEVSANQSNKVVHQFLDVTSEDSVRNFVELGLSEFGEIDALVNCSGYGTFNSFTELSTEEFDQMISVNLRGTFLTSKYFAKHMVENKRGQIININSIAGEMVLEGNAGYSASKFGLLGLSKVMQLELRKQGVYVTSVLPGSTSTSFWDHIENHPDKSKMIPQDVVAKHIVSILCQPEGVVVEEVTITPPLGIL